The Pseudanabaena galeata CCNP1313 genome includes a region encoding these proteins:
- the mltA gene encoding murein transglycosylase A, with protein sequence MQAHFQSPAEAAELKLAQAIVPMSPRAVNPLTLDITDDLLESDRQNLLQAIDHSIQYIRTPSAAKRYPVAGISQDLMERSLVRFRRLVQVSRTAKDLQQAVNREFDLYQSVGRDGKGSVQFTGYYEAVYKASRTRTEEFKYPLYRLPADFAQWRSPHPTRAMLEGSKRLAGLEIAWLSDRFQAFLVHVQGSARFELPDGNLLTVGYAGKTNQPYRSVGAELVRDGKMRLEDVTLQTMLEYFQKNPQDLVMYLNRNPSFVFFRETNGRPATGSIGTPVITERSIATDKKIFPSGGIALIRTEIPFENPATGKLELRQVQRFVLDQDTGGAIRGAGRVDIFMGTGDRAKQRAGLIKGDGELYYLVLKK encoded by the coding sequence ATGCAAGCCCATTTTCAAAGCCCTGCCGAAGCAGCCGAGCTGAAACTTGCCCAAGCCATAGTGCCGATGTCTCCACGGGCGGTTAATCCGCTTACCCTTGATATTACGGACGATCTTTTAGAAAGCGATCGCCAAAATCTGTTGCAAGCGATCGATCACAGCATTCAATATATTCGTACTCCATCGGCTGCTAAACGTTATCCTGTGGCAGGAATTAGTCAAGATCTGATGGAGCGTAGTTTGGTGAGATTTCGCCGCCTCGTGCAGGTATCTCGCACTGCTAAAGATTTACAGCAAGCCGTGAATCGTGAATTTGATCTCTATCAGTCTGTTGGACGTGATGGCAAAGGCAGCGTACAGTTTACGGGCTATTACGAAGCAGTTTACAAGGCGAGTCGTACTCGCACTGAGGAGTTTAAATATCCTCTTTATCGTCTGCCTGCTGACTTTGCTCAATGGCGATCGCCCCATCCCACCCGCGCCATGCTCGAAGGTAGTAAGCGGTTAGCAGGATTGGAAATAGCATGGTTAAGCGATCGCTTTCAGGCTTTCTTAGTACATGTGCAAGGATCGGCGAGATTTGAATTACCCGATGGCAACCTATTGACCGTGGGCTATGCGGGTAAAACTAATCAACCCTATCGCTCTGTTGGGGCTGAGCTAGTCCGTGATGGCAAAATGCGTCTCGAAGATGTGACTTTACAAACCATGCTCGAATATTTCCAAAAAAATCCCCAAGATTTAGTCATGTACCTAAATCGCAATCCTAGTTTTGTCTTTTTTCGCGAGACCAATGGCAGACCAGCAACTGGCAGTATAGGAACGCCCGTCATTACCGAGCGATCAATTGCCACCGACAAAAAGATTTTCCCCTCTGGAGGTATTGCCTTGATCCGTACCGAAATTCCCTTTGAAAATCCCGCCACTGGCAAACTTGAACTCCGACAAGTACAGCGCTTTGTCCTTGATCAAGATACTGGCGGCGCAATTCGGGGAGCGGGGCGTGTGGATATTTTTATGGGTACTGGCGATCGGGCTAAACAAAGGGCTGGACTGATCAAGGGTGACGGTGAGTTGTATTATCTGGTATTAAAAAAATAA
- the smc gene encoding chromosome segregation protein SMC produces MYIKNVELTRFKSFGSTVSIPLMTGFTVVSGPNGSGKSNILDALLFALGLAGSKGMRADRLPDLVNQAHSKKGRMVEAIVTVTFALEEAEVTALQAEGVEIPTAEGQSVGEWTVMRKLRVTSQGTYTSTYYINGTPCNLSELHEQLAKFRIYPEGYNVVLQGDVTGIISMNSRERREIIDELAGVGEFDRKIATAKDKLDDVKAQEERFRIVEQELIANKEKLKGDRVKAEKYKALRLEYERMEASEAVLQQREILYQQSLRNVELVNNKEQCSNLEKSLAELSQVIETGTVQLNELSDRVHTLGEEEYLSVSSNLSAQQAELRGLQRQQQSLTSSYQNNQNHIVSTQEEIDRLLREAEELESQKQFKEESVITTEKSRDQQSSIVSQYRKEVQAIASASSEWVRQQTQLRQDVDQAQAELDPQKQEQTRLREVLNQRSIQLESQERELQEVMAGEGRYAVDMLSNQSLEDALRLQEVEVSGAETLVQTLAKNLAEAQLEVQLQNETIDRITQEQRVKTRQLDKLEAQVQASREVQGTKASQVVIEADLSGVYGLVAQLGLVEPRYQLALEICAGGRLGNLVVENDAVAAEAIALLKRERAGRATFLPLNKLQSARFPSRTEAQKLGAIDYAFNLVTYEDRYQDVFSFVFGNTLVFEHLDQARFHIGKYRMVTLEGEILETSGAMTGGSAPLHTSLHFGNTKPAESSETKQLRDRLLEIDQMLARLNQRLRGALTGIAKYEEQLQAARTTHREAQLQRDRIYEQIERNSRDRSRLQDQIQKTRAAIEIGQSQLSTLDGNIAELEAKLLVKRAELTELEKSGTHTRWLQAQDALQGQEALLNSAEIELRTAKQQLGELENQHKLALEKMAQRQTRLQELRSTQAELINSTSQIQHQIKQTEAAIASYQSRLEVLEQTIGSAKQERDACERSLRTQQQQQQQQQWQLQKNRERQTELEQQIVQFTEQLDQIELPDIVPEVPETMTLEQLQLEQRRLLKRIQSMEPVNMMAISEYEATSQRLEELSNRLETLNQERTELLIRIENFTTLRQRAFMQAFDAVNGHFKEIFAELSDGDGYLQLENPNAPLSGGLTLVAHPKGKQVQHLASMSGGEKSLTALSFIFALQRYRPSPFYAFDEVDMFLDGSNVERLSKMVRKQANLAQFIVVSLRRPMIEASERTIGVTQARGEHTQVLGLELRSPSIATS; encoded by the coding sequence ATGTACATTAAAAATGTAGAACTCACCAGATTTAAGTCCTTTGGCTCAACTGTGTCCATCCCATTGATGACTGGGTTTACGGTTGTTTCAGGTCCCAATGGTTCGGGTAAGTCAAATATTCTTGATGCATTGCTGTTTGCGCTAGGACTTGCAGGTTCAAAGGGGATGCGAGCCGATCGCTTACCAGACTTAGTAAACCAAGCCCATAGTAAAAAAGGTCGAATGGTCGAGGCGATCGTTACGGTTACCTTTGCTCTTGAAGAGGCTGAAGTGACGGCTTTACAGGCTGAAGGCGTAGAAATACCTACAGCAGAGGGGCAGTCTGTGGGTGAATGGACGGTGATGCGAAAGTTACGGGTTACTAGTCAGGGGACTTACACTTCTACTTATTACATCAATGGAACTCCTTGTAATTTAAGTGAGTTACATGAACAATTAGCTAAATTCCGTATTTATCCTGAAGGTTATAACGTTGTTTTACAGGGGGATGTAACGGGCATTATCTCGATGAATTCACGAGAGCGTCGAGAAATTATTGACGAATTAGCAGGAGTGGGTGAATTTGATCGCAAAATTGCTACCGCCAAAGATAAGTTGGATGATGTCAAAGCTCAGGAAGAGCGATTTCGGATAGTTGAGCAAGAACTAATTGCCAATAAAGAGAAACTAAAAGGCGATCGCGTTAAAGCTGAAAAATATAAGGCGCTACGACTAGAATACGAACGGATGGAAGCTTCGGAGGCAGTTCTTCAACAGCGTGAGATCCTCTATCAGCAATCGCTTCGCAATGTTGAACTGGTTAATAATAAGGAACAATGCAGCAATTTAGAAAAGTCTCTAGCCGAACTATCGCAGGTGATTGAGACAGGCACTGTCCAACTTAATGAATTAAGCGATCGCGTCCATACTCTCGGTGAAGAAGAATACCTCTCGGTTTCTAGTAACTTATCGGCACAACAGGCGGAACTACGCGGTTTACAACGTCAGCAGCAATCTCTGACTAGCTCCTATCAAAACAATCAAAACCATATTGTCAGCACCCAAGAGGAAATTGATCGACTCTTGCGTGAAGCTGAAGAACTAGAATCACAAAAGCAATTTAAAGAAGAATCGGTAATTACTACCGAAAAATCCCGTGATCAACAGTCATCGATTGTTTCACAATATCGCAAGGAAGTTCAAGCGATCGCCTCGGCTTCATCGGAATGGGTGCGCCAACAAACACAATTGCGTCAGGATGTCGATCAAGCCCAAGCAGAACTCGATCCCCAAAAGCAAGAGCAAACTCGACTTCGAGAAGTTCTTAACCAACGCTCTATTCAATTGGAATCACAGGAGCGTGAACTGCAAGAAGTCATGGCTGGCGAAGGTCGCTATGCAGTTGACATGTTGTCCAACCAGTCCCTTGAAGATGCTCTACGCCTGCAAGAAGTAGAAGTAAGTGGAGCCGAGACTTTAGTACAGACTCTAGCCAAAAATCTTGCCGAGGCTCAATTAGAAGTACAACTTCAAAATGAGACTATTGACCGAATTACTCAAGAACAGCGCGTCAAAACTCGCCAACTTGATAAATTGGAGGCTCAAGTACAGGCTAGCCGCGAAGTACAGGGAACAAAAGCTTCACAGGTAGTAATCGAAGCGGATCTGTCGGGGGTATATGGATTAGTCGCTCAGTTGGGACTGGTGGAACCTCGCTATCAATTGGCTCTAGAAATCTGTGCAGGTGGACGCTTAGGAAACTTGGTGGTTGAAAATGATGCGGTTGCTGCCGAGGCGATCGCACTGCTTAAACGCGAACGCGCAGGTCGAGCTACCTTCTTACCTCTAAACAAATTACAATCCGCTAGGTTTCCTTCGCGTACTGAAGCACAAAAGCTAGGGGCGATCGACTACGCCTTCAATCTGGTCACCTACGAAGATCGCTATCAAGATGTATTCTCCTTCGTATTTGGGAATACCCTTGTATTTGAGCATCTTGACCAAGCGCGATTTCATATCGGTAAATACCGTATGGTGACATTAGAAGGAGAAATTCTGGAAACATCAGGCGCGATGACAGGTGGTAGCGCTCCCCTACATACCAGTCTTCATTTTGGCAATACTAAACCTGCGGAATCTTCGGAAACAAAGCAACTACGCGATCGCCTGTTGGAAATCGATCAGATGTTAGCGCGACTGAACCAACGTTTGCGTGGTGCATTAACGGGAATTGCTAAATATGAAGAGCAATTGCAAGCAGCAAGGACGACTCATCGCGAAGCCCAACTCCAACGCGATCGCATCTACGAACAAATCGAACGCAACAGTCGCGATCGCTCTCGCTTACAAGATCAAATTCAAAAAACCCGCGCCGCCATTGAAATTGGACAGTCCCAATTAAGTACCCTTGATGGCAATATTGCTGAACTAGAAGCAAAACTTTTAGTCAAGCGTGCCGAACTTACGGAACTCGAAAAATCGGGAACCCATACCCGTTGGCTCCAAGCTCAAGATGCTCTACAAGGTCAAGAAGCTCTGCTCAATAGTGCGGAAATTGAACTGCGGACAGCCAAGCAACAGCTAGGAGAATTAGAAAATCAGCATAAATTAGCATTGGAGAAAATGGCGCAACGTCAAACTCGTCTCCAAGAATTACGCAGCACCCAAGCCGAACTAATTAATAGCACTTCACAAATTCAGCATCAAATCAAACAAACTGAAGCAGCGATCGCCTCCTATCAATCTCGCTTGGAAGTTCTCGAACAAACCATTGGCTCCGCCAAACAAGAACGTGATGCCTGTGAGCGATCGCTGCGTACTCAGCAACAACAACAACAACAGCAGCAATGGCAACTCCAAAAAAATCGCGAACGTCAAACTGAACTCGAACAGCAAATTGTTCAATTCACGGAACAACTCGATCAAATAGAACTTCCTGACATTGTTCCTGAAGTTCCTGAAACCATGACTCTCGAACAGTTACAACTAGAGCAACGTCGATTGCTCAAGCGCATTCAGTCCATGGAGCCAGTCAATATGATGGCGATCTCTGAATACGAAGCGACATCCCAACGCCTTGAGGAACTTAGTAACCGTCTGGAAACCCTTAATCAAGAACGTACTGAACTTTTAATCAGAATTGAGAACTTCACAACTTTACGTCAACGCGCTTTCATGCAAGCCTTTGATGCTGTCAATGGTCATTTCAAAGAGATCTTTGCCGAACTTTCCGACGGTGATGGCTATCTGCAACTAGAAAATCCCAATGCGCCTCTGAGTGGTGGGCTGACTCTCGTTGCTCATCCCAAAGGCAAACAAGTTCAGCATCTTGCATCTATGTCTGGAGGCGAAAAGTCTCTCACTGCCCTCAGCTTTATCTTCGCTTTGCAACGCTATCGCCCGTCCCCCTTCTATGCCTTTGATGAGGTAGATATGTTCCTCGATGGCTCGAATGTGGAACGTCTATCGAAGATGGTACGGAAGCAAGCTAACCTCGCCCAATTTATCGTGGTCAGTCTGCGCCGCCCAATGATCGAAGCCTCAGAACGAACTATTGGGGTAACTCAAGCAAGGGGTGAGCATACGCAAGTTTTGGGATTAGAACTGCGATCGCCTTCAATCGCAACTTCATAA
- a CDS encoding glycosyltransferase produces the protein MRLSIILPCLNEIRHGYLDRILDNLVNQLVPPNCEKEIIAVVSASNDGTELILENYAARSPEIQVVRSLANNRAQRLNEGIAVSTGDIILLHHPATLLPESIAIQLIEQSLGSGGDWGAFCHSFDFSHWLLHFTSWYSNHVRVKQKGIVYLDHCPFINRRVLAEIGNVPDLDIFEDTVLSDRLSKFSKPVMAQGKVITSARRFHQRGIYRHAMLNQLLKMCYHFNIDPSWLNRLYEQKASINVKYDEQVK, from the coding sequence ATGCGCTTGTCCATAATTCTGCCTTGTCTCAATGAAATTCGGCATGGGTATTTAGACCGAATTCTCGACAACTTAGTTAATCAATTAGTTCCCCCAAATTGTGAAAAAGAAATTATTGCAGTGGTCAGTGCCAGTAATGATGGAACTGAGCTAATTTTAGAAAATTATGCAGCCCGATCGCCTGAAATCCAAGTTGTGCGATCGCTTGCCAACAACCGCGCCCAAAGACTAAATGAGGGGATTGCTGTCAGTACAGGGGATATTATTTTGTTACATCATCCTGCAACACTTTTGCCAGAAAGTATAGCTATACAACTAATTGAGCAGAGTTTAGGCTCTGGTGGTGATTGGGGTGCATTTTGTCATAGTTTTGATTTTTCCCATTGGTTACTGCATTTTACGTCTTGGTACTCTAATCATGTGCGTGTTAAGCAAAAAGGGATTGTCTATCTCGATCATTGCCCATTTATTAATCGTCGAGTTTTAGCTGAAATTGGAAATGTCCCTGATCTAGATATTTTTGAGGACACGGTGTTAAGTGATCGCCTCAGCAAATTCTCGAAGCCTGTAATGGCTCAAGGTAAGGTGATTACCTCAGCAAGACGATTTCACCAGAGGGGAATATATCGTCATGCTATGCTCAATCAGTTGCTAAAAATGTGCTATCACTTCAACATTGATCCCAGTTGGCTCAATCGTTTGTATGAACAAAAGGCTAGTATTAACGTCAAGTATGATGAGCAAGTCAAATAA